In a single window of the Hypanus sabinus isolate sHypSab1 chromosome 15, sHypSab1.hap1, whole genome shotgun sequence genome:
- the c15h5orf15 gene encoding keratinocyte-associated transmembrane protein 2, with amino-acid sequence MRRATRPPLSRRAGRRPGGAVTSAAGLSALWKMEARAGFGTSTLARSLALALALALLAAVGCQKDRAADDITEKLKATTGNHSANTPVSVTSQATYSESKKLIDEIIIPNNLTTAKNTTSSSSSSTTTTTTTTTTTTSSTTSNPTTTTVRSVTMHPMGTIQRETGQNSEQMTPKLITSTVNVNITEPETEIMVIGTDIDEDETITSNIVPEKMDEMTDNELLFVEQNDSPTYYDQGEDRGAEDYLDENQMDENDLESDDLEERPELPDKPIYITTPEEDDGHFFFYLVAAAFLIAVIYITYHNKRKIYILLVQSRRWKDSLCSRTVEYQRLDQNIHDAMPSLKITKDYIF; translated from the exons ATGCGAAGGGCGACGCGTCCGCCTCTGAGCCGCAGGGCCGGGCGCCGGCCGGGAGGAGCCGTGACGTCAGCGGCGGGGCTGAGCGCTTTGTGGAAGATGGAAGCACGGGCAGGGTTCGGGACCTCGACGCTCGCGCGTTCCCTCGCCCTCGCCCTCGCGCTCGCGCTCCTCGCCGCCGTCGGTTGTCAGAAGGACCGGG CTGCTGATGACATTACAGAAAAGCTAAAGGCAACTACTGGAAATCATTCAGCAAATACTCCAGTCAGTGTAACATCCCAGGCAACTTACTCAGAAAGTAAGAAATTAATAGATGAAATAATAATACCAAACAATCTTACAACAGCGAAGAACACCACctccagcagcagcagcagcaccactactaccaccaccaccaccactaccaccACATCTTCAACAACATCAAATCCAACTACAACAACGGTTAGAAGTGTAACCATGCATCCTATGGGAACAATACAGAGAGAAACTGGCCAAAATTCTGAGCAGATGACCCCAAAATTGATCACATCAACAGTAAACGTTAATATCACTGAACCAGAAACAGAGATAATGGTCATTGGCACAGATATtgatgaagatgaaacaattacTTCAAATATAGTTCCAGAAAAGATGGATGAGATGACAGATAATGAACTGTTGTTTGTTGAACAGAATGATTCACCAACCTATTATGATCAAGGTGAAGATAGAGGGGCAGAAGACTATCTTGATGAAAACCAAATGGATGAGAATGACCTGGAAAGTGATGACTTGGAGGAACGTCCTGAACTTCCTGATAAACCAATATATATCACCACACCTGAAGAAGATGATGGTCACTTCTTTTTTTACTTGGTTGCTGCTGCTTTTCTGATTGCTGTTATTTACATTACATATCACAACAAAAGAAAG ATTTATATTCTCTTAGTTCAAAGCAGACGTTGGAAGGATAGCCTGTGCTCAAGGACAGTTGAATATCAGCGGTTGGACCAAAACATACATGATGCGATGCCATCACTTAAAATCACAAAGGATTATATTTTCTAA